In the genome of Rhodoplanes sp. Z2-YC6860, one region contains:
- a CDS encoding ABC transporter permease — translation MTAVALIGLAEAAKRGHLLPVFVPAPSEVFMEVWNIPRLVTENLGPTAWKAFVGYCIAAAVAIAAGSVAVSVRVFYGSIYNFGVVIHSIPIIATAPLLALWLGTGPQVQIAIAALASQFPMLVGTIQGLQAADSRQREMMHVLAASRLQTLRYLLIPSALPYLFAGVKIAAPSAVLGAITAEWAGAERGVGAMMLYALFSYDTPKVWLSVVLTCLLAGGGFGIWALIERFSIYWQRDVEIVD, via the coding sequence TTGACCGCAGTCGCCCTGATCGGGCTGGCCGAAGCTGCGAAGCGCGGTCATCTGCTTCCGGTGTTCGTTCCGGCACCCTCCGAAGTCTTCATGGAGGTCTGGAACATCCCGCGGCTCGTCACCGAGAATCTCGGGCCGACCGCGTGGAAGGCATTCGTCGGCTATTGTATTGCGGCGGCCGTTGCGATCGCGGCAGGTTCGGTCGCGGTGTCGGTGCGTGTGTTCTATGGCTCGATCTACAATTTCGGCGTGGTCATCCACAGCATCCCGATCATTGCGACTGCGCCGCTGCTGGCGCTGTGGCTCGGCACCGGTCCCCAGGTACAGATCGCGATCGCTGCGCTGGCAAGCCAATTCCCGATGCTGGTCGGAACCATCCAGGGCCTCCAGGCCGCGGACTCGCGCCAGCGCGAGATGATGCATGTTCTGGCCGCGTCGAGATTGCAGACACTGCGCTATCTCTTGATCCCCAGCGCGCTGCCGTATCTGTTCGCGGGGGTCAAGATCGCGGCGCCGTCGGCAGTGCTCGGCGCGATCACCGCCGAATGGGCGGGGGCGGAGCGCGGCGTCGGCGCGATGATGCTGTATGCGTTGTTCTCCTACGACACCCCCAAGGTCTGGCTGTCAGTGGTGCTGACCTGCCTGCTCGCGGGCGGAGGATTTGGCATTTGGGCATTGATCGAGCGCTTCTCAATCTATTGGCAGCGCGATGTCGAGATTGTGGACTGA
- a CDS encoding GntR family transcriptional regulator encodes MDESRTFAQAVQARLATDILNGKLRPGSRLRLQLLCDEYQVSMSPLREALAGLAGRGLVAQEGQKGFRVAPASAEDLRDVTETRVRLETTALRMSIEQGGDAWEADVLSAHHRLSRSPRRESLLVDEHWEALHRGYHTSLISACGLPRLIGFCTMLHDHFDRYRRLAVLRGGRHPALKSSHGAIVKAALSKDVPRAERLLAAHVRESTAQFVALLDKEGLAELSAPAD; translated from the coding sequence AGGCGCGGCTCGCAACCGATATCCTCAACGGCAAGCTCCGGCCCGGTAGCCGGTTGCGGCTGCAGTTGCTTTGTGACGAGTACCAAGTGAGCATGAGTCCGTTGCGTGAGGCGCTCGCGGGGCTCGCGGGCCGCGGCCTCGTCGCGCAGGAAGGCCAGAAGGGATTTCGCGTGGCACCTGCTTCGGCGGAGGACTTGCGCGACGTGACCGAGACGCGCGTGCGGCTCGAGACAACAGCGCTGCGGATGTCCATCGAGCAGGGCGGCGACGCGTGGGAGGCCGATGTTCTTTCGGCTCATCATAGGCTTAGCCGTAGCCCGCGACGGGAATCGCTGCTCGTTGACGAGCACTGGGAGGCGCTGCATCGCGGCTATCATACCTCGCTGATTTCGGCATGCGGCCTGCCTCGCCTGATCGGCTTCTGCACCATGCTGCACGATCATTTCGATCGCTATAGGCGGCTTGCGGTGCTGCGGGGCGGCCGGCATCCCGCTCTCAAGTCCAGCCACGGCGCGATCGTGAAGGCTGCGCTCTCGAAAGATGTTCCGCGCGCCGAGCGTCTGCTTGCCGCCCACGTCCGTGAAAGCACTGCGCAATTTGTCGCACTGCTCGATAAGGAGGGATTGGCAGAATTGTCGGCACCTGCTGACTGA
- a CDS encoding ABC transporter ATP-binding protein — MSRDISIDQVSMVFYGRGEPVIALDKVDMHVSAGQFAAIIGPSGCGKSTLLRLVADVMRPFAGTITLGGESPAAARHAHSLGFVFQAPTLLPWRSVTQNIELPLDVVGRRSAKRSARTTAELIELVGLRGFEQALPHTLSGGMQQRVAIARALMLTPDILLLDEPFGALDEITRQRMNLELLRIWSESGTSALLVTHSIAEAVFMSDRVYVMSARPGRISAVIDIPLERPRKLEMMRTPAFFECVNRVRDGLFGHEMAQGAESGQPVEAY, encoded by the coding sequence ATGTCGCGAGATATCAGCATCGATCAGGTCTCCATGGTCTTTTACGGCCGTGGCGAACCGGTCATCGCGCTCGACAAAGTGGACATGCATGTTTCGGCGGGTCAGTTCGCCGCGATCATCGGTCCGAGCGGGTGCGGCAAGTCAACTTTGCTGCGGCTGGTCGCCGACGTGATGCGGCCCTTCGCGGGCACAATCACGCTCGGCGGCGAAAGCCCCGCGGCGGCGCGACACGCGCATTCGCTGGGTTTCGTATTCCAGGCGCCGACCCTGCTGCCGTGGCGGTCGGTGACGCAGAACATCGAGTTGCCGCTCGACGTGGTCGGGCGCAGGAGCGCCAAGCGCTCGGCCCGCACCACCGCCGAGTTGATCGAACTCGTGGGCCTGCGCGGGTTCGAGCAGGCGCTGCCGCACACGCTGTCCGGCGGTATGCAGCAGCGCGTGGCGATCGCGCGGGCGCTGATGCTGACGCCTGATATCCTGCTGCTCGACGAGCCGTTCGGCGCACTCGACGAGATCACCCGGCAGCGGATGAATCTGGAGCTGCTTCGCATCTGGTCGGAATCCGGCACCTCGGCTTTGCTCGTGACCCACTCCATCGCTGAAGCGGTGTTCATGTCGGATCGTGTCTACGTCATGAGCGCGCGGCCCGGCCGGATCAGCGCGGTGATCGACATCCCGTTGGAACGTCCGCGCAAGCTTGAGATGATGCGCACGCCGGCGTTCTTCGAATGCGTCAACCGCGTGCGCGACGGCCTGTTTGGCCATGAGATGGCGCAGGGCGCTGAATCCGGTCAGCCGGTCGAGGCCTATTGA
- a CDS encoding ABC transporter substrate-binding protein, which translates to MPFEFDPSRRRLLKTGASGAALAALTSLPGIGIAHAQAVKPLSFQLSWIKSIQYGGYFAGIENGSFKKYGVEPTFVSGGPNMDPVANVASGQSQIGDRPIGSIIVAKEKGIPVKVIGNVFQKSPYSVLSLAKTPIKTPKDLKGKTVAVSTSGKPLLLNLIIDAGLKPDDVNIVPSAPDPAALVSGQIDGYCGYVTNQGVMLKTRGVDIYAMNAQEFGLPETTGTIYGREDFLVANKDLVVAFLKGAVEAWRWSLANPEPTTKLMVEKYGAPGLNYQAQLTEIVESKPYIEAGAGSAKGMLALDMPLYQDIIDVYRKVGMVKTAMTAKELCDPSYIEAALAGLKS; encoded by the coding sequence ATGCCATTTGAATTCGATCCCTCCCGCCGCCGCCTGCTCAAGACCGGTGCGTCCGGTGCTGCGCTCGCCGCGCTGACTTCGCTGCCTGGAATTGGCATCGCTCATGCGCAGGCAGTTAAGCCGCTCTCCTTCCAGCTCTCATGGATCAAGAGCATCCAATACGGTGGGTATTTCGCTGGCATCGAGAATGGCAGCTTCAAGAAATACGGCGTCGAGCCGACCTTCGTTTCGGGCGGGCCGAACATGGACCCGGTCGCCAACGTTGCGAGCGGCCAGTCGCAGATTGGTGACCGCCCGATCGGATCGATCATCGTGGCGAAGGAGAAGGGCATTCCGGTCAAGGTGATCGGCAACGTGTTCCAGAAAAGCCCCTATAGCGTGCTGAGCCTCGCGAAGACGCCGATCAAGACGCCGAAGGACCTCAAGGGCAAGACTGTTGCGGTGTCGACCTCTGGCAAGCCGCTGCTTCTCAACCTGATCATCGATGCCGGGCTGAAGCCGGACGACGTCAACATCGTGCCGTCTGCGCCCGATCCGGCCGCGCTGGTGAGCGGGCAGATCGACGGCTACTGCGGCTATGTGACCAACCAGGGCGTCATGCTCAAGACGCGCGGCGTCGACATTTACGCTATGAACGCCCAGGAGTTCGGCCTGCCGGAGACCACCGGAACGATCTACGGGCGCGAGGACTTCCTCGTCGCCAACAAGGACCTCGTCGTCGCGTTTCTCAAGGGCGCCGTCGAGGCGTGGCGGTGGTCGCTCGCCAATCCCGAGCCCACGACCAAGCTCATGGTCGAGAAGTACGGCGCGCCAGGCCTCAACTATCAGGCGCAACTCACCGAGATCGTCGAGAGCAAGCCTTACATCGAAGCCGGGGCCGGGTCGGCCAAGGGCATGCTCGCGCTCGATATGCCGCTCTACCAGGACATCATTGATGTCTATCGCAAGGTCGGAATGGTCAAGACCGCCATGACTGCGAAGGAGCTTTGCGATCCGAGCTACATCGAAGCTGCACTCGCCGGCCTGAAGTCCTGA